A genomic segment from Pirellulales bacterium encodes:
- a CDS encoding class I SAM-dependent methyltransferase gives MAKCGEAACAKLRGGYYTPPEVAAWLAQWAIRSADDRVLEPSSGDGVFLEQAAKRLLRLGASPDAVLKQIAGVEIEPAEARKAAVRMEGILGREPNGQVARADFFHWLTGHSQEQFDCALGNPPFIRYQNFPEPSRSRAMSLMKSFGLRPNKLTNTWVPFVVGSLARLKRGGRLAMVLPAELLQVSYAAQLRRFLANHFTRIHIFACNRLFFDNAEQEVLLLLADGYSPAAASQCLIELIEADDVDGVLSSTPNHRDASEYSVLDHGSEKWLKYFLKPVEIGFMRALKTHQGITHLAEHAEIDIGVVTGRNEFFVVPKSTLEEFNLREFAVNLVGRSSQLRGAIIGDEEWREMAEGGKHVHLLLLGGPRSAALNEGAKRYIATGENRGVHTGYKCALRAPWYLVPSIWVPDAFFFRQIYDFPRVVLNKAGAISTDTIHRMRCRKKPVAVLQSLYTHLTAASAEIEGRSYGGGVLELQPTEAERLLMPKKLGDGLPLPTVDQMIRKGNLPDILAENDRLILRELGLTKGECAMLKAIWEKMRERRRSRKR, from the coding sequence ATGGCCAAGTGCGGGGAGGCAGCGTGCGCCAAATTGCGCGGTGGCTATTACACTCCGCCCGAGGTCGCCGCGTGGCTCGCCCAATGGGCGATCCGCTCTGCCGACGATCGTGTTTTGGAGCCCAGCAGCGGAGACGGCGTCTTCCTGGAACAGGCGGCCAAGCGACTTTTGAGACTGGGCGCCTCACCGGATGCCGTGCTGAAGCAGATCGCCGGCGTAGAAATTGAGCCGGCGGAGGCCCGCAAAGCCGCCGTGCGAATGGAAGGCATTCTGGGACGCGAGCCGAACGGTCAGGTCGCGCGTGCCGACTTCTTTCACTGGCTGACGGGGCACTCCCAGGAGCAGTTTGATTGCGCCCTCGGCAATCCCCCCTTCATCCGCTACCAGAACTTTCCCGAGCCGTCGCGATCGCGCGCGATGTCGCTGATGAAATCGTTCGGGCTGCGGCCAAACAAGCTCACCAACACCTGGGTGCCGTTCGTCGTGGGCAGCCTCGCCAGACTGAAGCGGGGCGGCCGCCTGGCGATGGTGCTGCCCGCCGAGTTGCTGCAAGTGAGCTACGCGGCGCAGTTGCGGCGTTTCTTGGCAAATCATTTCACGCGCATCCACATCTTCGCCTGCAATCGGTTGTTTTTTGATAATGCGGAGCAAGAGGTGCTGCTATTGTTGGCCGACGGGTACTCGCCGGCCGCCGCGTCTCAGTGCCTGATCGAGTTGATCGAAGCCGACGACGTCGACGGCGTGCTCTCATCGACGCCGAACCACAGAGACGCCAGCGAATACAGCGTTCTCGACCACGGCAGCGAAAAATGGCTGAAATACTTTCTTAAGCCGGTTGAAATCGGTTTCATGCGCGCCCTCAAGACGCACCAGGGCATCACGCACCTTGCCGAGCACGCCGAGATCGACATCGGCGTGGTCACGGGCCGCAATGAATTCTTCGTCGTTCCCAAGTCGACGCTCGAGGAGTTTAACCTGCGGGAGTTCGCCGTCAATCTCGTCGGCCGCTCGTCGCAGTTGCGCGGTGCAATCATCGGCGACGAGGAGTGGCGCGAAATGGCGGAGGGCGGCAAACACGTGCATTTGCTGTTGCTGGGCGGCCCGCGGAGCGCGGCGCTCAACGAGGGAGCCAAGCGGTATATCGCAACGGGCGAGAACCGCGGAGTCCACACAGGCTACAAATGCGCGTTGCGAGCACCGTGGTATCTCGTGCCCTCAATCTGGGTCCCCGATGCCTTTTTCTTCCGGCAGATTTACGATTTTCCGCGGGTCGTGCTCAACAAGGCCGGCGCGATTTCCACGGACACGATTCACCGCATGCGATGCCGGAAAAAACCCGTCGCCGTGCTGCAGAGCCTCTACACCCATTTGACCGCGGCCTCGGCAGAAATTGAGGGCCGCAGCTATGGCGGCGGCGTGCTGGAGCTTCAGCCAACCGAAGCGGAGCGGCTGTTGATGCCGAAGAAACTTGGCGACGGGTTGCCGCTGCCTACGGTTGACCAAATGATCCGTAAGGGCAATCTGCCGGACATCCTGGCGGAAAACGACCGACTGATCCTTCGAGAGCTCGGACTGACCAAGGGCGAGTGCGCGATGCTCAAGGCGATCTGGGAGAAGATGCGCGAGCGTCGCCGGTCGCGCAAGCGATAG